One Bombus fervidus isolate BK054 chromosome 5, iyBomFerv1, whole genome shotgun sequence DNA window includes the following coding sequences:
- the LOC139987765 gene encoding uncharacterized protein isoform X3 — protein sequence MDGHKSRVFSACFNPRSAHELISGGWDNTIQFWDTRQPYALRRISGVHMCGDGLDISRNGRETLAMIRNLRGGTYSLDIGPVNPKHAKKTRTISVVPQLAFCAGKRIFEIDAQPS from the exons ATGGACGGTCATAAATCTAGAGTGTTCAGCGCGTGTTTCAACCCCAGATCGGCACACGAGCTGATAAGCGGTGGTTGGGACAATACTATTCAATTTTGGGACACCAGGCAACCGTACGCACTCAGGAGAATATCGGGTGTGCATATGTGCGGCGATGGGCTCGATATCAGTAGGAATGGAAGAGAG ACGTTGGCGATGATCAGGAATTTAAGAGGTGGTACGTACAGCTTGGACATTGGCCCGGTAAACCCAAAGCACGCAAAGAAAACGAGGACCATCTCCGTCGTACCGCAACTTGCGTTCTGTGCTGGCAAGCGGATATTCGAGATAGACGCGCAACCAAGTTGA
- the LOC139987765 gene encoding uncharacterized protein isoform X1, which produces MDGHKSRVFSACFNPRSAHELISGGWDNTIQFWDTRQPYALRRISGVHMCGDGLDISRNGREILSCAWQRENPIQLWDYGSGKLLASLEPDSYPSLLYCGKYVSNMFIACGGTDTNLFRVIDLRSHATLAMIRNLRGGTYSLDIGPVNPKHAKKTRTISVVPQLAFCAGKRIFEIDAQPS; this is translated from the exons ATGGACGGTCATAAATCTAGAGTGTTCAGCGCGTGTTTCAACCCCAGATCGGCACACGAGCTGATAAGCGGTGGTTGGGACAATACTATTCAATTTTGGGACACCAGGCAACCGTACGCACTCAGGAGAATATCGGGTGTGCATATGTGCGGCGATGGGCTCGATATCAGTAGGAATGGAAGAGAG ATTTTGTCGTGCGCGTGGCAAAGAGAGAATCCCATACAATTGTGGGACTACGGTAGCGGAAAGTTGCTTGCTTCCTTGGAACCCGACAGCTATCCTTCCCTGCTCTACTGTGGCAAATACGTGTCGAACATGTTCATCGCTTGCGGTGGCACGGATACCAATCTCTTCAGAGTGATCGACTTGCGATCTCACGCC ACGTTGGCGATGATCAGGAATTTAAGAGGTGGTACGTACAGCTTGGACATTGGCCCGGTAAACCCAAAGCACGCAAAGAAAACGAGGACCATCTCCGTCGTACCGCAACTTGCGTTCTGTGCTGGCAAGCGGATATTCGAGATAGACGCGCAACCAAGTTGA
- the LOC139987765 gene encoding uncharacterized protein isoform X2, which produces MDGHKSRVFSACFNPRSAHELISGGWDNTIQFWDTRQPYALRRISGVHMCGDGLDISRNGREILSCAWQRENPIQLWDYGSGKLLASLEPDSYPSLLYCGKYVSNMFIACGGTDTNLFRVIDLRSHAVNTDFSHEFRSLAVHSR; this is translated from the exons ATGGACGGTCATAAATCTAGAGTGTTCAGCGCGTGTTTCAACCCCAGATCGGCACACGAGCTGATAAGCGGTGGTTGGGACAATACTATTCAATTTTGGGACACCAGGCAACCGTACGCACTCAGGAGAATATCGGGTGTGCATATGTGCGGCGATGGGCTCGATATCAGTAGGAATGGAAGAGAG ATTTTGTCGTGCGCGTGGCAAAGAGAGAATCCCATACAATTGTGGGACTACGGTAGCGGAAAGTTGCTTGCTTCCTTGGAACCCGACAGCTATCCTTCCCTGCTCTACTGTGGCAAATACGTGTCGAACATGTTCATCGCTTGCGGTGGCACGGATACCAATCTCTTCAGAGTGATCGACTTGCGATCTCACGCCGTAAATACAGATTTCTCGCACGAATTTCGTTCGCTCGCAGTGCACAGTCGGTAG